TGCTCCCCAGGACGCGGCACGCCATCGGGTTACAACCCTGCCCAATCCTGACCCCAGAAGCGGACAATCAACTGGGATCCCTGCCTCGTAACAGAGCAGATCCCGATGGCCCGATGAGTTGAATGAACAAATGAACAAATTGAACATGGAGGACATTGACCCATGCACCCCATCTGGATTGGATCCCTGGGTAGCCTGATCGCCGGCTTAGCCACAGGGTTAGGGGCTTTGCCAGCCCTGTTTGTTCCCTCTATCTCTGACCGAGCCCAAGGGATCCTACTGGGGTTTGGGGGTGGGGTGATGTTGGCCGCCACATCCTTCTCTTTGTTGGTGCCGGGGACGGAAGCCGCTCTGGAGTTGGGGTATTCCCGGTTCATGGCTGCTTTGATCATGGTGGCGGGTATGTTGATCGGGGCCTTGTTCCTGGAAAGTGCCCACCGATTCTTTCCCCACGAGCACTTTTTCAAGGGAGTAGAAGGGGAGAACCGTGCCCATCTAAAACGCATCTGGCTATTCATCATTGCCATTACGCTGCACAACTTTCCGGAAGGCTTGGCGGTGGGGGTGGGATTTGCCACAGGGCAGATTACTGCAGGGTTGGCTCTAGCGATTGGGATCGGACTACAAAACATCCCGGAGGGCTTGGTGGTGGCCTTGTCATTGGTAGCCCAGGGGTATCGGCGGTTGTTTGCTTTTCGGGTGGCGCTCCTCACGGGTTTGGTGGAGCCGGTCGGTGGACTGATTGGGGCTACAGTGGTGTCGTTGGCGCAGCCTTTGTTGCCGTGGGGGATGGCTTTTGCGGCAGGGGCCATGCTGTTTGTCATTTCGGATGAGATTATCCCCGAGTCCCATCGGCAGGGGATAGAACGGGAGGCCACCTTTGGAGTCCTCAGCGGGTTTGTGGTGATGCTGCTGCTGGATACTGCACTGGGTTAAGCGCTGAGTTAAAGGGGGATCCGATGTTAAGCAATGAACCCTTTTTGTGGCGGGGCGCTGAGGGGGGGGATCACGCCTGTTTGCTGCTGCATGGGTTAGGGGGCGGCATCTACGAGTTGCAGTGGTTGGCGGAACGATTGTTGGGGTTGGGCCTGACGGTCCAGGGCTTCAACTATCCCGGCCACGACCAGCCTGCTCCGCGGATGCCTCGCTCCCGTTGGACGGAATGGTACGGGCGGGTTTTGGAGCATTACTTGGCTTTGCAGCAGGAGTATCGACAGGTTTCAGTGGTGGGATTTTCAACAGGGTGCCCTCTGGCTCTGCATCTGGCTTTTGCCCATCCCTTGCACAAGCTGGTGTTGCTTTCCCCTTTTTTTGCCATCCGCCACCAGTGGTACTACGGGTTGCGTCCGGAGCAGTACCTGAACAGCATCGGGCGGTTGCTGGAGGATGTCCCTCGCCTTCAACTACCGATTCGGGATGGGGATGTGCGAGCCTTTGCCGAAAAAGCTGCCTATTTCCAGAGTTTTAATCTGCCCTCGGTGCGCAGTGCTCTCGAGCTGATCGAGCGGGTGAGAGGAGAGGTGGCTCACATCCGAGTGCCCACCCTGATCCTGCAATCTCGTCAAGATACGGTGGTGGATCCCGAACAGGCGGAGTGGCTCTATCGGGAGCTGGGATCCGCACAGAAAGTCCTGCACTGGCTGCAACGCTCCGATCACATTCTTTCTCTGGATGTGGAGCGGGAGGAGGTCTTTGCCCGAGTTGGCCAGTTCTTGGGGGATCCCTAGAACCCCGCCCCAGGCTCACTCTCGGAATTAACCCTATTCCCAGGTTTTTATTAAGCAACGTGAAGTAAGATTGTGGAGACAAAACGCGGGAGAGCAGGAGGATGTGGAAAAAGCTGCGGGGGGGCTTCTTACTGGTTTTGGGATTTATGTTGTCGCCCCTCTCCTGGTGGAATGATTTGTTTTTCAACCTGCCGATTGCCTACGGGTTTGGCTATCTCTGTGGCTTGTGGCAGCCTGAGTGGATCTTGGGAGGAACCCTCGTCGGGTACTGGCTCTCCAACTTGGTTGGCATTGTCATGATGCAGTTTGGCGCTACGGATGTTGTGGAAACAGGTGAGAAACCTCGCAACATAAAACGAGATCTCCTAATCGGCCTAGCTTCTTCTACCGCCTACACGTTGGTGATCGTGGGATTGGTGCAATTCCATATAGTCGATATCAGTGCTATCTTCCCCATCTCCTAAATGGGCTTGGAGGAGTGTCGGGATCCCTGTTTCTTGTTTTGTTGGCCAAACAACTTTATGTCCGTCGCGGTTTTCTGGAAAACTTTAGTCGAAGGGATCATCGCTTTTGTCGCCACTCACATTGACGACTTTCTCCTGCTTGCCTTGTTATTTGCCCAGGTTCAGATCCAACCGAACTGGAAACCCTGGCACGTCTGGCTTGGTGGCTACATTGGCCTCATCGGTCTGATTGGCATCAGTCTGTTGGGCTATTTCGGCGGACTGTTGTTGCCCCCACCTGTGATTGGGTTGCTGGGATTGATCCCGATTGCTGTCGGTTGCTGGAAACTGTGGCGACCCGGAAATGAAGAAGAAGCTATTGAAAAGGAGCTGGAAGAACTCCAGGAACATCCGCCTAGAAAGAGATGGCTGTTCTCTTTGCCTTTCATCTCCCCGCCTGTGCTCATGTCAGTGACTTTGACCTTTGCTAACGGAGGGGATAATATCAGCCTCTATGTTCCCTTGTTTGCCAGTAGCACTCCACCACAATTGCTTTTGTTTTTTGTGATTTTCGTTCTCATGAAAGGGCTGTGGTTTGCTATCGCCCAAAGATTGTCTTTACAGCCAGTTGTAGTTAAGGTGTTAACAGAGCAGGGAGAACATTGGGTGCCTTGGATTCTCATTGGATTGGGAATTTGGATTCTAGTTGAAAATGAAACCTGGCGATGGTTTGTGTCCTACCTTGTGAATGGGATCCTGGGTTGAACCACTCCTCCTGCATCCAGTTCACCTTAACCAGACGGTTGCAAGACAACCCCAAAACTCAGTCGTTGTGTCGCTCAGGATAGGGATCCCATTCCGACTCTTCATGGCGATGTTCTCGTTCCCAGCGATGAACCCAGTCCCAGATGCGGTAGTGCTGGTCGGCGTTGAGTTGAGTGGGATCCTGCCCCAACGTAGCAGCCTCTTCCGGAGTGAGGAGAGCAGCCAGGCTGCCGATCTCCACCAAATGGCGACGTTCTTCGGCGGTGGTGTGGGCCTGGTGCAATCGTCGAATCAGCCGACGAACAGAAAGCGTTTCTTGACTCATAAGCCAATCCCAAACTGGGGGTAGAGGGTACACCTATCGGGGTCAGGAAGGGGCAAAGTTATCTTCTCATGCTGTAAAAACTTCAACCGTATCAAGCGAGCCCAGTCCTCATGGCCAACTCAAGAGGGAATGTCAAATTGCCCCAAGATGCGTACCTCTGGCTCTAACAACAGAGACCATTGTTGACACACTTTTTCCTGAGCCAACTGGATTAAATGGTGAATATCGCTGGCGGTCGCTTGATCACAATTCAGGATGAAATTGGCATGCCGCTCTGAAATTTGGGCTCCGCCAATCCGGTAGCCCTTCAGCCCCACCTGCTCGATCAGCCAGCCCGCCGGGTAAGTCTCGGGGTTACGAAAGACACTACCACAGCTGGGCAAATGATAA
This genomic stretch from Thermostichus vulcanus str. 'Rupite' harbors:
- a CDS encoding ZIP family metal transporter, with the protein product MHPIWIGSLGSLIAGLATGLGALPALFVPSISDRAQGILLGFGGGVMLAATSFSLLVPGTEAALELGYSRFMAALIMVAGMLIGALFLESAHRFFPHEHFFKGVEGENRAHLKRIWLFIIAITLHNFPEGLAVGVGFATGQITAGLALAIGIGLQNIPEGLVVALSLVAQGYRRLFAFRVALLTGLVEPVGGLIGATVVSLAQPLLPWGMAFAAGAMLFVISDEIIPESHRQGIEREATFGVLSGFVVMLLLDTALG
- a CDS encoding alpha/beta hydrolase; the protein is MLSNEPFLWRGAEGGDHACLLLHGLGGGIYELQWLAERLLGLGLTVQGFNYPGHDQPAPRMPRSRWTEWYGRVLEHYLALQQEYRQVSVVGFSTGCPLALHLAFAHPLHKLVLLSPFFAIRHQWYYGLRPEQYLNSIGRLLEDVPRLQLPIRDGDVRAFAEKAAYFQSFNLPSVRSALELIERVRGEVAHIRVPTLILQSRQDTVVDPEQAEWLYRELGSAQKVLHWLQRSDHILSLDVEREEVFARVGQFLGDP
- a CDS encoding cadmium resistance transporter; this translates as MSVAVFWKTLVEGIIAFVATHIDDFLLLALLFAQVQIQPNWKPWHVWLGGYIGLIGLIGISLLGYFGGLLLPPPVIGLLGLIPIAVGCWKLWRPGNEEEAIEKELEELQEHPPRKRWLFSLPFISPPVLMSVTLTFANGGDNISLYVPLFASSTPPQLLLFFVIFVLMKGLWFAIAQRLSLQPVVVKVLTEQGEHWVPWILIGLGIWILVENETWRWFVSYLVNGILG